The following proteins come from a genomic window of Nicotiana tomentosiformis chromosome 12, ASM39032v3, whole genome shotgun sequence:
- the LOC138902240 gene encoding uncharacterized protein, with amino-acid sequence MKMLEELTKRIESGEKKIEANDKNVETYNSRVDQIPGAPSILKGMDSKKFVQNPFPPNAAPKHIQKKFCMPDIPKYNGITDPNEHVTFYTCAIKGNDLEDDEIESVLLKKLGETLSKGVMIWYHSLPPNSIDSFAMLADSFVKAHARAINVVISKSGLFKVRQQDNEMLREFVSRFQMEHMELPPVTDDWAVQAFTQGLNERSSIASHQLKQTLIEYPAVTWANVYNRYQSKIRVEDDQLGAPFGLVHPNRSTGKKSEGRRQGAKFEQRPIPTICCRLKV; translated from the coding sequence atgaaaatgctcgaggagctcaccaagAGAATTGAATCAGGAgagaagaaaattgaagccaATGATAAAAATGTGGAGACTTACAACTCCCGAGTTgaccagataccgggggcaccatCAATCTTGAAAGgaatggattcgaagaagtttgtacaaaaccCCTTCCCTCCGAATGCGGCTCCGAAGCACATTCAAAAGAAGTTCTGTATGCctgacatacccaaatataatgggatcACTGACCCCAATGAACATGTTACCTTTTACACATGCGCCATTAAGGGTAATGATTTGGAGGACGACGAAATCGAgtctgtgttgttgaaaaagttagGAGAGACCCTGTCGAAGGGAgtaatgatttggtatcacagcctcccaccaaattccatcgattcatttgccatgttggcggattctttcgtaaaagcgcACGCCAGGGCCATAAACGTCGTAATAAGCAAATCGGgcctcttcaaggtaagacaacaggataatgagatgctaagggagttcgtgtcccgatttcaaatggagcacatggagttgccaccggtcacagatgattgggcagttcaagctttcacccaagggttgaatgaACGGAGTTCGATAGCGTCACATCAGTTGAAACAAactttgatcgagtatccagctgtaacttgggcaaATGTatataatcggtatcaatcgaagattagggtcgaggatgaccaattAGGAGCTCCTTTCGGTTTAGTGCATCCAAATAGGTCGACAGGCAAAAAATCAGAGGGACGTCGACAGGGAGCCAAGTTCGAACAAAGACCAATACCAACCATATGTTGTAGATTGAAGGTATAA